The following coding sequences lie in one Kribbella sp. NBC_00709 genomic window:
- the mshC gene encoding cysteine--1-D-myo-inosityl 2-amino-2-deoxy-alpha-D-glucopyranoside ligase — MQAWTKPDIPVVPGPARRLRLYDTASRGLVEVPPTDSATARMYVCGITPYDATHMGHAATYVTFDLINRLWRDNGYDVHYTQNITDVDDPLLERATATGVEWTDLAAREIQLFRDDMTALRVIPPQDYIGVVESIDLVADAVEDLRRAGAVYPVDGDLYFAVKTDPRFGGVSNYDRETMTELFAERGGDPDREGKQDPLDSLLWRHERPGEPAWDSALGRGRPGWHVECSAIALKYLGMTFDVQGGGSDLIFPHHEMSASGAQVATGEHPFARAYVHQAMVGLDGEKMSKSKGNLVLVSKERLAGADPMAIRLALLTHHYRTDWFWTASDLTDAQARLDVWRGAIGRGAGPDGAAAVDAVRAALTNDLDTVAALAAVDAWAESEGDDHEAPALVAQAVDALLGVKL; from the coding sequence ATGCAGGCGTGGACGAAACCAGACATCCCGGTCGTACCCGGGCCGGCCCGGCGGCTGCGCCTCTACGACACCGCCTCCCGCGGCCTGGTCGAGGTGCCCCCGACCGACAGCGCGACTGCCCGGATGTACGTGTGCGGCATCACACCGTACGACGCGACGCACATGGGCCACGCCGCGACGTACGTGACGTTCGACCTGATCAACCGGCTGTGGCGGGACAACGGGTACGACGTCCACTACACGCAGAACATCACCGACGTCGACGATCCGCTGCTCGAGCGGGCGACGGCGACCGGCGTCGAGTGGACCGACCTGGCGGCGCGCGAGATCCAGCTCTTCCGCGACGACATGACCGCGTTGCGCGTGATCCCGCCGCAGGACTACATCGGCGTGGTCGAGTCGATCGACCTGGTCGCGGACGCGGTCGAGGACCTGCGCCGGGCCGGGGCCGTATACCCGGTCGACGGAGACCTGTACTTCGCGGTCAAGACCGACCCGCGGTTCGGGGGCGTGTCCAACTACGACCGCGAGACGATGACCGAGCTGTTCGCGGAGCGCGGCGGCGACCCGGACCGGGAAGGCAAGCAGGACCCGCTGGACAGCCTGCTCTGGCGGCATGAGCGGCCGGGGGAGCCCGCCTGGGACTCGGCGCTGGGCCGCGGCCGGCCCGGGTGGCACGTGGAGTGCTCGGCGATCGCACTGAAGTACCTCGGGATGACGTTCGACGTCCAGGGCGGTGGGTCGGACCTGATCTTCCCGCACCACGAGATGTCGGCGAGCGGTGCGCAGGTCGCGACCGGCGAGCATCCGTTCGCGCGGGCGTACGTGCATCAGGCGATGGTCGGCCTCGACGGCGAGAAGATGTCGAAGTCCAAGGGCAACCTGGTGCTGGTGTCGAAGGAGCGGCTGGCCGGCGCGGACCCGATGGCGATCCGGCTGGCGCTGCTCACGCACCACTACCGCACGGACTGGTTCTGGACGGCGTCGGATCTGACCGATGCGCAGGCGCGGCTCGATGTCTGGCGCGGCGCGATCGGGCGTGGCGCCGGCCCGGACGGTGCGGCGGCCGTGGACGCCGTACGCGCTGCGCTGACGAACGACCTGGACACGGTGGCGGCGCTGGCTGCGGTGGATGCGTGGGCCGAGAGCGAAGGCGATGACCACGAGGCGCCTGCGCTGGTTGCCCAGGCAGTGGATGCCTTGCTGGGCGTGAAGCTTTAA
- a CDS encoding SCO1664 family protein: MTIDPELLALGELSLHGRLVAASNGTYQGSVSLDGETATVVYKPIEGERPLWDFPDGTLAQREFAAYVVSEALGWSVVPPTLLRDGPLGEGMVQLWIDEAELGPGETELVDIVPQGQVPKGWVGVLEALDGRHNPVTLVHADNDALRRMAVFDAVVNNADRKGGHVLNPGDGRVYGVDHGVTFNADDKLRTVLWGWAGDPIPPALLDDVRRLADGLAGGLGQQLCELITTVELTATRERCATLLKTGVFPYPSDDWPAIPWPAF; the protein is encoded by the coding sequence ATGACGATCGATCCGGAGCTCCTCGCTCTAGGGGAGCTGTCGTTGCACGGCCGCCTGGTCGCGGCGTCGAACGGCACCTACCAGGGCTCGGTCAGCCTGGACGGCGAGACCGCGACCGTGGTCTACAAGCCGATCGAGGGGGAGCGGCCGTTGTGGGACTTCCCCGATGGCACGCTGGCCCAGCGGGAGTTCGCGGCGTACGTCGTCTCCGAGGCGCTCGGCTGGTCGGTGGTGCCGCCGACGCTGTTGCGGGACGGGCCGCTCGGCGAAGGCATGGTGCAGTTGTGGATCGACGAGGCCGAGCTCGGACCGGGGGAGACCGAGCTGGTCGACATCGTTCCGCAGGGCCAGGTGCCGAAAGGCTGGGTCGGCGTGCTGGAAGCGCTCGACGGCCGCCACAACCCGGTGACGCTGGTGCACGCGGACAACGACGCGTTGCGGCGGATGGCCGTGTTCGATGCCGTGGTCAACAATGCCGACCGCAAGGGCGGCCACGTGCTGAACCCGGGCGACGGCCGGGTGTACGGCGTGGATCACGGTGTCACGTTCAACGCCGACGACAAGCTCCGGACGGTGCTGTGGGGCTGGGCCGGTGACCCGATCCCGCCCGCCCTGCTCGACGACGTACGGCGGCTGGCGGACGGGCTCGCTGGTGGCCTGGGGCAACAACTGTGCGAGCTCATCACCACGGTCGAGCTGACCGCGACCCGGGAACGCTGCGCGACCCTGCTGAAGACCGGCGTCTTTCCGTACCCGAGCGACGACTGGCCCGCGATCCCCTGGCCGGCGTTCTAG
- a CDS encoding DUF6882 domain-containing protein, translating to MSADFSPEFQAYGGWIAAAAIQQQDLFNEAVGSGTLQADLDARTLTGERGVLGGISLLGSFSELDQTWLWGWANPGFGPDAPAVAPTVAVREFGGQHGIAEFIADSPDLSGFPEPAQAAIKLAITAGAVLGGRGVWSTAINEGRGHVYLHVADEQLPLAGFDPIATPRLLMTAVSVFPSDHRQVVRGYFQNFGLQYDEAPDAIRGTAANGSVIVTSFDDHGRLGNVSVEPRT from the coding sequence ATGAGCGCTGACTTCAGTCCCGAGTTCCAGGCGTACGGCGGCTGGATCGCCGCCGCCGCGATCCAGCAGCAGGACCTGTTCAACGAGGCGGTCGGATCCGGCACGCTGCAGGCCGACCTCGACGCCCGTACGCTCACCGGTGAGCGCGGCGTCCTCGGTGGGATCTCGCTGCTCGGGAGCTTCTCGGAGCTCGATCAGACCTGGCTGTGGGGCTGGGCGAACCCCGGCTTCGGCCCGGACGCGCCGGCTGTCGCGCCGACGGTGGCGGTGCGTGAGTTCGGCGGGCAGCACGGGATCGCGGAGTTCATTGCCGACAGCCCGGACCTGAGCGGGTTCCCGGAGCCGGCCCAGGCCGCAATCAAGCTCGCGATCACCGCCGGCGCCGTACTGGGTGGTCGGGGCGTCTGGTCGACCGCGATCAACGAGGGCCGCGGCCACGTGTACCTGCACGTCGCCGACGAGCAGCTGCCGCTGGCCGGGTTCGACCCGATCGCCACGCCTCGCCTGCTGATGACCGCCGTCAGCGTGTTCCCGTCCGATCACCGGCAGGTCGTCCGCGGCTACTTCCAGAACTTCGGCCTGCAGTACGACGAGGCGCCGGACGCGATCCGCGGTACGGCAGCCAACGGCAGCGTCATCGTCACATCGTTCGACGACCACGGCCGCCTCGGCAACGTGAGCGTGGAGCCGAGGACCTAG